The following proteins come from a genomic window of Solwaraspora sp. WMMA2065:
- a CDS encoding UvrD-helicase domain-containing protein, with product MTGCGVPPYRAVPSPGSATGPGPFIADLHIHSRYSRACSRDLNMSNLAWWARRKGVSLLGTGDFTHPAWFEHLRESLRPAEPGLYRLSPEAERDVARRLPSRLASEAETNPVRYMLSVEISTIYKRGDRTRKVHHLIYLPDLDAVARFNTALGRIGNLGSDGRPILGLDSRDLLEITLEASADGYLVPAHIWTPWFSALGSKSGFDAIADCYADLAGHIFAVETGLSSDPAMNWRVSSLDGYQLVSNSDAHSPPALAREATVLDSALDYYAVREALRTGDGLVGTIEFFPEEGKYHADGHRNCGVNWAPEQTRQAAGRCPQCGKPLTVGVLSRVEDLADRPHGHRPANAKQVTHLVALPEIVGEINRVGARSKTVEGQVVNLVAALGPELDILTKVPVDDIRRVGGELLGEAITRLRRGEVRRVPGYDGEYGVITLFAPGELAAGGGAGQPEALFDVPVPAQRPADGPMAADEPAPAGVRRGGQSRAGTGQSRAGTGQSRAGAGRSGSGGRPTRPGRSGRSGQEPAAPPIPPPPTPSPHEPFEPMLAGMEEVGTGLLDRLDAMQRVAASAPGGPLLIVAGPGTGKTRTLTHRIAYLCAELNVFPERCLAITFTRRAAEELRHRLDGLLGPVAEDVTVATFHSLGLTILRENPKAAGLPATLRIADDTERELARAEAGEDDATYAKLLRAAGLVDLDELVTLPLRLLREDQKLVARYRDRWRWIFVDEYQDVDADQYELLRLLSPADGNLCAIGDPDQAIYSFRGADVRYFLRFSEDFVDARLVRLARNYRSAAPILAAAVQAITPSSLVRGRRLEPARLDPQAPLIGLYPAGTAADEATFVVRTVDELVGGISHRSLDSGRIDGQTSSVSFSDIAVLYRTDAQSGPIVDALTRAGVPVQKRSHNRLRDRPGVTAIARELRHAGGGLDGSLAARVRLAGQVLADRLTTPTLDLPAGPQLSPPDIWSAVELLTPLARRCGDDLPMLLSQLETGAEVDALDPRAEAVTLLTLHAAKGLEFPVVFLVGCEDGLLPLRFPGATPTDDDVAEERRLFFVGLTRAQDRLYLSHARRRVRHGSERETRPTPFLDAIDAGLFDRLGDEGPRRPKDRQLRLL from the coding sequence ATGACAGGATGCGGCGTGCCCCCGTACCGCGCCGTGCCCTCTCCCGGCTCCGCCACGGGACCCGGGCCCTTCATCGCCGACCTGCACATCCACTCCCGGTACTCGCGTGCCTGCAGCCGGGACCTGAACATGTCGAACCTGGCCTGGTGGGCCCGGCGCAAGGGCGTCAGCCTGCTCGGCACCGGTGACTTCACCCACCCGGCGTGGTTCGAGCATCTACGGGAGTCGCTGCGCCCGGCCGAGCCGGGCCTGTACCGGCTCAGCCCGGAGGCCGAGCGGGACGTCGCCCGCCGGCTGCCGTCCCGGCTGGCCAGCGAGGCCGAGACCAACCCGGTGCGGTACATGCTCAGCGTCGAGATCTCGACGATCTACAAGCGCGGGGACCGGACCCGCAAGGTGCACCACCTCATCTACCTTCCGGACCTGGACGCGGTGGCCCGGTTCAACACGGCGCTGGGCCGGATCGGCAACCTCGGCTCCGACGGCCGGCCGATCCTCGGGCTGGACTCCCGCGACCTGCTGGAGATCACCCTGGAGGCGAGCGCGGACGGCTACCTGGTGCCGGCGCACATCTGGACGCCGTGGTTCTCCGCGCTCGGCTCCAAGTCCGGCTTCGACGCGATCGCCGACTGCTACGCCGACCTGGCCGGGCACATCTTCGCCGTCGAGACCGGGCTGTCGTCGGATCCGGCGATGAACTGGCGGGTGTCCAGCCTCGACGGCTACCAACTGGTGTCGAACTCCGACGCGCATTCGCCGCCGGCGCTGGCCCGGGAGGCCACCGTGCTGGACAGCGCGCTCGACTACTACGCGGTACGTGAGGCGCTGCGCACCGGCGACGGGCTGGTCGGCACCATCGAGTTCTTCCCCGAGGAGGGCAAGTACCACGCCGACGGGCACCGCAACTGCGGCGTCAACTGGGCCCCGGAGCAGACCCGACAGGCCGCCGGTCGCTGCCCGCAGTGCGGCAAGCCGCTCACCGTCGGGGTGCTCAGCCGGGTCGAGGATCTCGCCGACCGGCCGCACGGGCACCGGCCGGCCAACGCCAAGCAGGTCACCCACCTGGTGGCGCTGCCGGAGATCGTCGGTGAGATCAACCGGGTCGGTGCCCGGTCGAAGACCGTCGAGGGCCAGGTGGTCAACCTGGTCGCCGCGCTCGGCCCCGAACTGGACATCCTGACCAAGGTGCCGGTGGACGACATCCGGCGGGTCGGCGGCGAACTGCTCGGTGAGGCGATCACCCGGCTGCGTCGCGGCGAGGTCCGCCGGGTGCCCGGCTACGACGGCGAGTACGGGGTGATCACCCTCTTCGCGCCCGGGGAACTGGCCGCCGGCGGTGGTGCCGGTCAGCCGGAGGCGCTGTTCGACGTACCCGTGCCGGCGCAGCGCCCGGCCGACGGGCCGATGGCCGCCGACGAACCGGCACCGGCCGGTGTCCGACGCGGCGGACAGTCCAGGGCCGGGACCGGACAGTCCAGGGCCGGGACCGGACAGTCCAGGGCCGGGGCCGGCCGGTCCGGTTCCGGTGGGCGGCCGACGCGGCCGGGCCGGTCCGGGCGGTCCGGGCAGGAGCCGGCGGCACCGCCGATCCCGCCGCCACCGACGCCGTCGCCGCACGAGCCGTTCGAGCCGATGCTGGCCGGCATGGAGGAGGTCGGCACCGGACTGCTGGACCGACTCGACGCGATGCAGCGGGTCGCCGCGTCCGCGCCGGGCGGGCCACTGCTGATCGTCGCCGGGCCGGGTACCGGCAAGACCCGGACGCTCACCCACCGGATCGCGTACCTGTGCGCCGAGCTGAACGTCTTTCCGGAGCGCTGCCTGGCGATCACCTTCACCCGCCGGGCCGCCGAGGAGCTTCGCCACCGGCTCGACGGACTGCTCGGCCCGGTGGCCGAGGACGTCACCGTGGCCACCTTCCACTCGCTGGGGTTGACGATCCTGCGGGAGAACCCGAAGGCGGCCGGGTTGCCGGCGACGTTGCGCATCGCCGACGACACCGAGCGGGAGCTGGCCCGCGCCGAGGCTGGCGAGGACGACGCCACGTACGCCAAGCTGCTGCGCGCGGCCGGCCTGGTCGACCTGGACGAGCTGGTCACCCTGCCGCTGCGGCTGCTGCGCGAGGACCAGAAGCTGGTGGCCCGCTACCGGGACCGCTGGCGGTGGATCTTCGTCGACGAGTACCAGGACGTCGATGCCGACCAGTACGAGCTGCTGCGGCTACTCAGCCCGGCGGACGGCAACCTGTGCGCGATCGGCGACCCGGACCAGGCAATCTACTCGTTCCGGGGGGCCGACGTTCGCTACTTCCTGCGCTTCTCGGAGGACTTCGTCGACGCCCGGCTGGTCCGGCTGGCCCGAAACTACCGGTCGGCGGCGCCGATCCTGGCCGCCGCCGTGCAGGCCATCACGCCCAGTTCGCTCGTCCGCGGCCGGCGGCTGGAGCCGGCCCGACTCGATCCGCAGGCACCGCTGATCGGGCTCTACCCGGCCGGCACGGCCGCCGACGAGGCGACGTTTGTGGTGCGTACGGTCGACGAACTGGTCGGCGGGATCTCGCACCGCTCGTTGGATTCCGGGCGGATCGACGGGCAGACGTCGTCGGTGTCGTTCTCCGACATCGCCGTGCTGTACCGCACTGACGCGCAGTCCGGCCCGATCGTGGACGCACTGACCCGGGCCGGTGTCCCGGTGCAGAAGCGGTCGCACAACCGGCTGCGGGACCGGCCGGGGGTGACGGCGATCGCCCGCGAGCTACGGCACGCCGGTGGCGGGCTGGACGGTTCGCTGGCCGCCCGGGTCCGGCTCGCCGGGCAGGTGCTGGCCGACCGGCTCACCACGCCGACGCTGGACCTGCCAGCCGGGCCGCAGCTGTCGCCGCCGGACATCTGGTCTGCCGTGGAGTTGCTCACCCCGCTGGCCCGCCGCTGCGGCGACGACCTGCCGATGCTGCTGTCCCAGCTGGAGACCGGCGCCGAGGTGGACGCGCTGGACCCACGGGCCGAGGCGGTGACCCTGCTCACCCTGCACGCGGCGAAGGGCCTGGAGTTTCCGGTGGTCTTCCTGGTCGGCTGTGAGGACGGCCTGCTACCGCTGCGCTTCCCCGGTGCTACGCCGACCGACGACGACGTCGCCGAGGAGCGGCGGCTGTTCTTCGTCGGCCTGACCCGGGCCCAGGACCGGCTCTACCTCTCGCACGCCCGCCGCCGGGTCCGGCATGGCAGCGAGCGGGAGACCCGGCCGACGCCGTTCCTGGACGCGATCGACGCGGGGCTGTTCGACCGGCTCGGCGACGAAGGGCCGCGCCGTCCCAAGGACCGCCAGCTGCGCCTGCTGTAG
- a CDS encoding flagellar basal body protein FliL codes for MSQYGPPGGPYPGEQPDRWPEHRQPSEPYREPSDPWGGPPGPWGDAPTEAPGQQWHGGAQPDWPTGQPPPAAPDWQGYGQHTSAGDQSWHSPTQPAQRWAGADDQTWQQSGGDQPWQQPGGGQPWQQPGGGQQPYPDGGQQQPGPAPAWEPAAEPRRSGRGGLSGGLLAVLMGLTVLLCGGGAAGIYVLTRDETPDTGVELTAPTSEPDAAPSAAPSEQPEPTAEADQPSPTPTPTSSNDARFVDVGQCVRNDAEAEEETPVLTITDCDPGAYEVLARFDGVTDGEDDAKTKCADVEGYTNWYFFNSQLDALDFVLCLRQR; via the coding sequence ATGTCGCAATACGGACCGCCCGGCGGGCCGTACCCGGGTGAGCAGCCAGACCGGTGGCCCGAGCATCGGCAGCCGTCGGAGCCGTACCGGGAGCCGTCCGATCCTTGGGGCGGACCGCCTGGACCCTGGGGTGACGCGCCTACCGAGGCACCAGGCCAGCAGTGGCACGGCGGCGCACAGCCGGACTGGCCGACCGGGCAGCCTCCGCCCGCCGCTCCCGACTGGCAGGGGTACGGGCAGCACACGTCGGCCGGCGACCAGAGCTGGCATTCGCCGACCCAACCTGCCCAGCGCTGGGCCGGGGCCGACGACCAGACGTGGCAGCAGTCCGGCGGTGACCAGCCGTGGCAGCAGCCGGGCGGGGGTCAGCCGTGGCAGCAGCCGGGCGGGGGCCAGCAGCCGTACCCCGACGGCGGCCAGCAGCAGCCGGGCCCGGCACCAGCGTGGGAGCCGGCTGCAGAGCCACGCCGTTCCGGGCGTGGTGGGTTGAGCGGTGGACTGCTCGCCGTGTTGATGGGTCTGACGGTGCTGCTCTGCGGCGGCGGCGCGGCCGGCATCTACGTTCTGACCCGCGACGAGACGCCGGACACCGGGGTGGAGTTGACGGCACCGACCTCCGAGCCGGACGCCGCACCGTCCGCAGCCCCGTCGGAGCAACCCGAGCCGACGGCTGAGGCCGACCAGCCGAGCCCCACTCCGACACCGACCTCGTCGAACGACGCCCGGTTCGTCGACGTGGGGCAGTGTGTCCGCAACGATGCCGAGGCGGAGGAGGAGACGCCGGTGCTCACGATCACGGATTGTGACCCCGGCGCGTACGAGGTGCTCGCCCGCTTCGATGGCGTCACCGACGGCGAAGACGACGCGAAGACCAAGTGCGCGGACGTCGAGGGCTATACCAACTGGTACTTCTTCAACAGCCAGCTGGACGCCCTGGATTTCGTGCTCTGTCTCAGGCAGCGGTGA
- a CDS encoding ATP-binding protein, with protein MDPIRNPYAPGAGQRPPELAGRGRELDVFDVVLERVARGRPERSLMLTGLRGVGKTVLLNALRSQAIARLWGTGKIEARPDQSLRRPVAAALHMAVRELAPRHRAPERIDNFLGVLKAFALRANPPAAGGRGNAQPRLRDRWQPGIDVPAATGRADSGDIEIDLVELFTDAAAVATDVGTGIALFIDEMQDVDPTDVSALCAACHELSQLGGPLIVVGAGLPHLPAVLSAAKSYSERLFRYQRIDRLDRIAADQALTAPAAREQVEYEAKALDLLYDKSGGYPYFVQAYGKATWDHAPRSPITAADVRVAAPEAEAELAVGFFGSRFERATPAEREYMRAMAVLASADPGDGPAPAVEGADDETGDGPPDPAATADIDPAVSTAEIARSLGRKPASLSPARDALIKKGLIYSGERGTVAFTVPHFGRYLRTQPG; from the coding sequence ATGGATCCGATCCGGAATCCGTACGCCCCCGGCGCCGGCCAACGTCCACCCGAACTCGCCGGTCGCGGCCGCGAGCTCGACGTCTTCGACGTGGTCCTGGAACGCGTCGCCCGAGGCCGGCCAGAGCGCAGCCTGATGCTCACCGGCCTACGCGGGGTGGGCAAGACCGTCCTGCTCAACGCGCTCCGTTCCCAGGCCATCGCCCGGCTCTGGGGCACCGGCAAGATCGAGGCCCGGCCTGACCAGTCGCTGCGCCGCCCGGTCGCCGCCGCCCTGCACATGGCGGTACGCGAGCTCGCACCCCGGCACCGGGCACCCGAGCGGATCGACAACTTTCTCGGCGTACTGAAGGCCTTCGCGCTACGCGCGAACCCGCCGGCCGCCGGCGGACGTGGCAACGCGCAGCCTCGGCTGCGCGACCGCTGGCAGCCGGGCATCGACGTGCCGGCGGCGACCGGGCGGGCCGACTCCGGCGACATCGAAATCGACCTGGTGGAGCTGTTCACCGACGCCGCCGCGGTGGCCACCGACGTCGGCACCGGGATCGCGCTGTTCATCGACGAGATGCAGGACGTCGACCCGACCGACGTCTCCGCGCTCTGTGCGGCCTGTCACGAGTTGTCGCAGCTCGGCGGGCCGCTGATCGTCGTCGGAGCCGGGCTGCCGCATCTGCCGGCGGTGCTCTCCGCCGCCAAGTCCTACTCCGAACGGCTGTTCCGCTACCAGCGAATCGACCGGCTGGACCGAATCGCCGCCGACCAGGCGCTCACCGCGCCGGCCGCCCGCGAGCAGGTCGAGTACGAGGCGAAGGCCCTTGACCTGCTCTACGACAAGTCCGGCGGATACCCGTACTTCGTGCAGGCCTATGGCAAGGCGACCTGGGACCATGCCCCGCGCTCGCCGATCACCGCCGCCGACGTGCGGGTCGCCGCGCCGGAGGCGGAAGCGGAGCTCGCGGTCGGGTTCTTCGGGTCCCGGTTCGAACGGGCTACCCCGGCGGAGCGCGAGTACATGCGGGCGATGGCCGTGCTCGCCTCCGCGGACCCGGGGGACGGCCCGGCACCGGCCGTCGAAGGTGCCGACGACGAGACGGGCGATGGACCGCCGGACCCGGCGGCGACGGCGGACATCGACCCGGCGGTGTCGACCGCCGAGATCGCCCGGTCCCTCGGCCGGAAACCGGCCAGCTTGTCGCCGGCCAGGGACGCCCTGATCAAGAAGGGGCTGATCTACTCGGGCGAGCGCGGCACGGTCGCGTTCACCGTGCCGCACTTCGGCCGCTACCTGCGCACCCAGCCCGGCTGA
- a CDS encoding DoxX family protein has product MRPVRTTARALLSGIFIVSGARAVTSPAPYADRAKTVTDRVAPMIERAAPRLPTDTESLVRLHGATQLAGGLLLATGRLTRPAAAVLAASLVPTTVTGHPFWSATEPTERQLHQVHFLKNLGLLGGLLLAAADTEGRPGLRWRTSRAVRQSRRSMHRSRQSVRRAVHSARRDARIAVRSAVTARRLPG; this is encoded by the coding sequence ATGAGACCCGTACGCACCACTGCCCGCGCCCTGCTCAGCGGCATCTTCATCGTTAGCGGCGCCCGTGCGGTGACCAGCCCTGCACCGTACGCCGACCGGGCCAAGACGGTCACCGACCGGGTCGCTCCGATGATCGAACGGGCCGCGCCCCGGCTGCCGACCGATACCGAGAGTCTGGTCCGGCTGCACGGTGCCACCCAGCTCGCCGGTGGCCTGCTGCTGGCGACCGGCCGGCTGACCCGGCCGGCCGCGGCGGTACTGGCGGCCTCGCTGGTGCCCACCACGGTGACCGGCCATCCGTTCTGGTCGGCGACGGAACCGACCGAACGACAACTCCATCAGGTGCACTTTCTCAAGAATCTGGGCCTTCTGGGCGGGCTGCTGCTCGCTGCGGCCGATACTGAGGGTCGACCGGGCCTACGCTGGCGGACCAGCCGGGCCGTCCGGCAGAGCCGGCGGTCGATGCATCGGAGCCGGCAGTCGGTGCGCCGGGCGGTGCACTCGGCGCGTCGGGACGCCCGGATCGCGGTCCGGTCCGCCGTCACCGCCCGGCGACTGCCCGGGTGA
- a CDS encoding molybdenum cofactor biosynthesis protein MoaE — MVSVTSQPLDLAAHAAAVADSRAGAVVSFQGVVRDHDHGRSVLSLEYEGHPSAEDVLREVADEVAADPAVHAVAVSHRLGPLAVGDVALVAAVSTAHRAAAFATCARLVDEAKARLPIWKRQIFADGTEEWVNCP, encoded by the coding sequence CTGGTGTCAGTGACCTCGCAACCGCTCGACCTGGCCGCCCACGCGGCGGCGGTCGCCGACTCACGGGCCGGCGCGGTGGTCTCCTTTCAGGGCGTGGTCCGCGACCACGACCACGGCCGGTCGGTGCTCAGCCTGGAGTACGAGGGCCATCCCAGCGCCGAGGACGTGCTGCGGGAGGTCGCCGACGAGGTGGCCGCCGATCCGGCGGTGCACGCCGTCGCCGTGTCACACCGGCTGGGGCCGCTTGCCGTCGGCGACGTGGCCCTGGTGGCGGCGGTCAGCACCGCGCACCGGGCGGCGGCCTTCGCCACCTGCGCCCGGCTCGTCGACGAGGCGAAGGCCCGGCTGCCGATCTGGAAGCGGCAGATTTTCGCCGACGGCACCGAGGAATGGGTCAACTGTCCCTGA
- a CDS encoding molybdopterin molybdotransferase MoeA — MVHAAGRAARRPPVRLPLPQADGTTLAGPLTTLTDLPAFRTASVDGWAVRGGAPWRVVGRVLAGGVPPELSDDGTAVQIATGAMVPAGATSVLRVEESTRDDTGLVRGEPRPQPEWRSPGEEASAAEELLPAGTPVDPGVIGLAASCGYDDLPVYQRIRAGLLVFGDELLTTGPPGAGRVRDALGPAVPGWLRRYGCELPAEAVTGPVADTLAAHVDGLRSALAGADLVCTTGGTMHGPVDHLHPALAELGAEYVVNTVAVRPGFPMLVARVTGADGRDRFVAGLPGNPQSAIVALASLVAPLLAGLQGRPLPTLTRYRLGAAVPGRGDFTHLALVRVDPVTGTAYPLRHVGSAMLRGLAAAAGFAVIPPGGSGRPDDDVPVVPLPLLPGERLP, encoded by the coding sequence CTGGTGCACGCCGCCGGCCGGGCCGCCCGCCGCCCGCCGGTCCGGCTGCCGTTGCCGCAGGCCGACGGGACCACCCTCGCCGGGCCGCTGACCACCCTGACCGACCTGCCGGCCTTCCGCACTGCCAGCGTCGACGGCTGGGCGGTACGCGGCGGCGCCCCGTGGCGGGTGGTGGGCCGGGTGCTGGCCGGCGGAGTGCCGCCGGAACTGTCCGACGACGGCACCGCGGTGCAGATCGCCACCGGCGCGATGGTCCCTGCCGGGGCCACCAGCGTGCTGCGGGTCGAGGAGTCGACGCGCGACGACACCGGACTGGTACGCGGCGAGCCGCGGCCGCAGCCGGAGTGGCGCTCGCCCGGCGAAGAGGCGTCGGCCGCCGAGGAGCTGCTGCCGGCCGGTACGCCGGTCGACCCCGGGGTGATCGGCCTCGCCGCCTCCTGCGGCTACGACGATCTGCCGGTGTATCAGCGAATCCGGGCCGGCCTGCTGGTGTTCGGCGACGAACTGCTGACCACCGGGCCGCCCGGCGCCGGTCGGGTGCGCGACGCGCTCGGCCCGGCGGTGCCCGGATGGCTGCGCAGGTACGGCTGCGAACTGCCTGCCGAGGCGGTGACCGGGCCGGTCGCCGACACCCTCGCCGCGCACGTCGACGGGCTGCGGTCGGCGCTGGCCGGCGCCGATCTGGTCTGCACCACGGGCGGCACCATGCACGGCCCGGTGGACCACCTGCATCCGGCGCTGGCCGAACTCGGTGCCGAGTACGTGGTCAACACGGTCGCGGTCCGACCGGGGTTCCCGATGCTGGTCGCCCGGGTGACTGGTGCCGACGGGCGGGACCGGTTCGTCGCTGGGCTGCCCGGCAACCCGCAGTCCGCGATCGTCGCCCTGGCGTCACTGGTCGCGCCGCTGCTCGCCGGACTGCAGGGCAGGCCGCTGCCGACGCTGACCCGGTACCGGCTGGGGGCGGCGGTACCGGGCCGTGGCGACTTCACCCACCTTGCCCTGGTACGGGTCGATCCGGTGACCGGTACCGCGTACCCGTTGCGGCACGTCGGGTCGGCGATGCTGCGCGGGCTGGCCGCCGCCGCCGGCTTCGCGGTGATCCCGCCGGGCGGCAGCGGCCGCCCCGACGACGATGTGCCCGTCGTACCGTTGCCACTGCTGCCCGGGGAGCGTCTGCCGTGA
- a CDS encoding MogA/MoaB family molybdenum cofactor biosynthesis protein, whose amino-acid sequence MAPPGGPVVSPHARVVVASNRAAAGVYSDTSGPLLVAGLRDLGCQVDEPLVVADGEPVTQALRRAVADGVHLVVTSGGTGITPTDRTPEATRSVLDYEIPGIAEAIRAVSRSAVPTAALSRGIAGVAGRTLIVNLPGSTGGARDGLAVLGPILRHALDQLAGGDHPRS is encoded by the coding sequence CTGGCACCGCCCGGCGGGCCGGTCGTGAGCCCGCATGCCCGGGTGGTGGTCGCCTCCAACCGCGCCGCCGCCGGCGTCTACTCCGACACCAGCGGTCCGCTGCTGGTCGCTGGCCTGCGTGACCTCGGCTGCCAGGTCGACGAACCGTTGGTCGTCGCCGACGGCGAACCGGTGACGCAGGCGCTGCGCCGGGCGGTCGCCGACGGGGTCCATCTGGTCGTGACCAGCGGCGGCACCGGAATCACCCCTACCGACCGCACCCCGGAGGCGACCCGCTCGGTGCTCGACTACGAGATCCCGGGGATCGCCGAGGCGATCCGGGCGGTCAGCCGGTCGGCGGTGCCGACGGCAGCGCTGTCCCGGGGCATCGCCGGGGTTGCCGGTCGTACGTTGATCGTCAACCTGCCCGGCTCCACCGGCGGTGCCCGCGACGGCCTGGCCGTGCTCGGGCCGATCCTGCGCCACGCACTCGACCAGTTGGCCGGCGGCGACCACCCCCGCAGTTGA
- the moaC gene encoding cyclic pyranopterin monophosphate synthase MoaC has translation MTEVPNLTHVDETGAARMVDVTAKPPSVRRAVAAGRLRTTGEVIELLRRDGLPKGDALAVARIAGIMGAKRTPDLIPLCHPIALHGVVVDLALTADSIEITATVRTADRTGVEMEALTSVATAGLTLIDMIKAVDPAAVLDDVRLLSKEGGKTGDWHRPAGRS, from the coding sequence GTGACCGAGGTACCGAACCTGACCCATGTCGATGAGACAGGCGCCGCGCGGATGGTGGACGTCACCGCCAAGCCGCCGAGCGTCCGCCGTGCCGTGGCAGCGGGACGACTGCGTACCACCGGCGAGGTCATCGAACTGCTGCGCCGCGACGGCCTACCCAAGGGCGACGCGCTGGCCGTCGCCCGGATCGCCGGCATCATGGGTGCCAAGCGCACCCCCGACCTGATCCCGCTGTGCCATCCGATCGCGCTGCACGGTGTGGTCGTCGACCTGGCGCTGACCGCGGACTCCATCGAGATCACCGCGACGGTGCGGACCGCCGACCGGACCGGGGTCGAGATGGAGGCCCTCACCTCGGTCGCCACCGCCGGGCTGACCCTGATCGACATGATCAAGGCAGTCGACCCGGCCGCCGTGCTGGACGACGTCCGGCTGCTTTCCAAGGAGGGCGGCAAGACCGGCGACTGGCACCGCCCGGCGGGCCGGTCGTGA